DNA sequence from the Falco biarmicus isolate bFalBia1 chromosome 5, bFalBia1.pri, whole genome shotgun sequence genome:
TGGTAGGATGGGGAGGAGCTTTCTGTGCATCAAAGCTAGAGTTAAAACAGCGGTCCTTTGAGATGCCTCGTCCAAACGGATTCCACATATGCCCCAGGAACATATGACTGGATTCTTTTAAGAGACACAGGCAATGAAGCCCAGCATTAACTCTGTACACCTTGCTTCCTGTTGCAAGACAAAAGTGTAACCTATACTTAAGAGCAAGAATCTCAGGAGAACAGGTGGAAGGCAGGACACACAACATATGTGGGTAACAAGCCTTGAAGAACCACAGCTACTGTAAGGTAAATACCtgccctttccccttcctccgAATATCCACACAACTTCAATTTTGGGGGATTGCAAGTACATATGTCAGTTGATGAAGTTTGCCTAAAAATGCTACACTGCCACTCACAGTTTGCATTTGGCCCACAAGCCTAAACAGAAAATTGCTCTTTTTCCCATTCTTGTTGCAGGAACAtctgccaggcaggctgtgaaGGAGTAAGTGTGGGCAGAGCAAGCCCCGACCCACTCAGAAAGATCTTTCTTGGCTTGAGTACTCAAGAGGCACTTATTGAGACCTTTGTTATTCATTCAGCAAACACCACAAAGAGAAtcttgaaatatatttgaacAATTGTTTCCAGTCACAATAAAAAGTCAGTCTCACAACATTCAACATACACGGTTTTACTTTACTCAGAGAGTGATGTGGTTTAAGGAAGCAAACATGGAGGTAAACAGGGTGAATGAAGCCAGAGACCACCTACACCAGAAACTCTGGGTAATGCCAGAGAGTAGTCTTGTTTTGATAAGTTTCATCTGTATTTAGCTTAACAATATGTTTCTATAAACCCTGGGGCACGAGGAAAGTTTTCACCACAGGTAGCAGAGGACATACATTCAATGTTTCTAACAGaagtttcattaattttatcAGCACGTGACCATTATTTCATGTTGATGGATGACAATAAAGTCACACCAACAACAAAGGTATGCCTCGGAAATCAGACCAACGGGCGAGTTGTAGATACAACAGCATGTGGGACTAGTGATGCTGGCCATGCAGGATCTTGCCTGTGTTTGAATGACCTGAACAGCAAGCATCTGTTTTCAGAATAGTTTAGGAGAATATGCTGGTTTTGGCcggggtagagttaattttcttcaccaTAGCCGGTATGGGGCTGTGGTTTgtatttgtgctggaaacagcgctggtaacacagggatgtctgtcactgctgagcagcgcttacgCAGGGCCAAGGCCCCTTCTGCTCCTCAGGCTGCCCCGTCAGCAAGTAGGCtgaggggcacaagaaactgggagggggcacagtGGGGACAGCTGACCACAGGGGTAATTCCTCCCCATATGGCATCATCCGCAGCATATaaggctgggggaagaagcaggaggGGGGGGATGTTAAGAGTGATGGTGTTCGTCTTCCCGAGTAAgtgttacgtgtgatggagccctgctgacctggggatggctgagcacctgcctgcggtgggaagcggtgaatgaattccttgttttgctccGCTCTTGcatgcgcggcttttgctttacctattaacCTGTCTTTATCTCGACCCACAAGTCTTCCCACTTTTActctttcaattttctttcccaCCTCACTGGGGGAGAAGTGAGTGAGCGGCTGGGTGGTACTTCATTaccagctgggattaaaccatgacagacaCCAAGAGAGATCTAGTACCACCTTGCTCTGCCATAAGCTGTTGCTTCCCACCTGTAAGGGTTATTCCATTACCCCTTCAAATTAGCCTCGTACTGTCTTTATATTGATCATATCGAGGAAGCAGGTGGCTTACTTTACTCCACCATCCCATACAGCCGTGTGACTTCTTGTGTCAGCCATATGAATGAGGCTATATGACCATGCTATCATATCCAGGCTTTTACAAGCATGCTGTTACCACCAAGCATTTAATAACTTTTAAGGATTTCGGTGCTGGAACTCTTGTCCTGACATTTCATCTTGCAGATAGACCAAATATAGCACATCTGGAACTGATCGAGCCTTCTGGTGTGGCACAGATTTGCTGTTCCTGTCTCACAGCCATGTTGGAGTGCTGAGAGCACAACAGCACAACAGACGTTAAGCTCAGTGCTTAGTTTCATGTCCACAGGCAGCACAAGACCGCTCCTGTAGTGGATAATTTCATCTTCAGTCATGGTGTTCTATGACAGCAATTTACCACAGTAGCAAAATATCTTCCCAGATGTTAAACTGTTTATTGTACCTGGGCACACGTGCTCATCCCTTGGTGCAGGAGGTTGGCATTTGGTTTCATGCAAAATAATTGTGAAACCAAAGCTGCTGCCTAAAAGCAAAATGATCAATGAATTCCATTTACATAATAATGTGGGACTGTTGCAGGTGGACTGGTTTTTCAATGGCAAAAAACCAAATAACTACTACTCTGTCAAACCTTCCACAATACTACCATTAGCACAGCCAACAAAACTGACAGCAAAGACAGTGGGATTCAGCACAGAACCTTTTGTCACAATAAAGAGAATTCTCCATTACTTCAGCTGTCATCTGGTCACCAAAGGACTAAGCGTGATAGAAAGCTTCATTGGAAATTCAGTGTTTAACAAAAGTCTTCTCTCACAACCTAGTgagttaaaaaacccaaaccaaaccacaaaagcTTTAATTAGATGAACAATGTCACATATGATCACAGTTTTGCTACAGCATTTTCCCTGAAACTGGCTGAAGCAATCAGTGAAGTCCCACGATGTAAGAGACTTCTGAAATGACGAGAGGACATGCCTGAGTCCTTCAAGACTTTTGACAATGCAATACACTGGCATTCTTCTTGCAGCTATTGTTGCCGAGTTTATGCAGAATGAAGGAACAGATCAAATAATTTGAGGAAATTAGACCATCTGATATAACAGaaagatggattttgttttccttgcaagAACAGATAACGTCTTTCCTGAACAGAAACCCTTTTCCACTAGACTCCCTATGCTAGCTTGCTAGACTATTTTGCTCTGTGAAGCAATCAATCAGTCATAAATGAACAGGTaggcagcagcatccaggaACTCAAATGCAGAGACATCGGTACAGGTGAAAGATCTATCTGTTGTTCTGAACATAAATCTAACCAAGCTGGGCCACTGAAAGAGCGTGCTCATTAGATTTAGGACTCAAACCCACTTGGGTCCATATTGTTGCTATTACCAGAACAACACACAGACCCTCTCTGAGTTTTGTCATAATCCTTGAACCATATGGATAAGTAGAACGTGCATCAGAGCAGTAATGAAAAATACGCATGAGTCATTCAGAACGGCCCTCTGGCTCTTACTGATCCTACAACAACTACTGAAATTGGTATTGTAGCTTATCAAAAACAAGCTGTTTTGGGAAATACCCATTTTGGGAAAACATCCAAAGGCTTTGGATCTGAGGATTAGATTTGGCTTTAGCTAATGGTTTCCAAACAGACTTCTGCTAACAAAATCATCTAGCAAACTGTGGAGACCAGAAAAGTTAAAAGTTTCATGCTATAGTACAGTCCTCAACAAATCAGATACAGAGTTTCTACATAAGCTAACATAAAGGCTTTCACCAGCATTATTTACTGCTCTGCTGTTGTCAGGATGATGATGGCCCTTAACCAAGGATAATAAAACATTTGCTCTGATAACCTATAGTCCCCAAACATTTAGATGCAGGTCAGTCCCCAGGGATCACATTTCACTGTCCTTCCTTAAACTTTCAGCTCACTCAGATTAACTCCCTAACCTTGAATAGAGGCAGCCATAATCCTGCAAAGGaattttgcttggttttttgtaGATAAACACACACCGAATCAGAACTATGCACAAAACCTTCTGGAGGATCTAGGAACCCAGACCATGCTGTTTGAAAACTAAGCATACTTCAGCCCCATCTTTAAGAGTTACAAACAAATCCCAGTATAACGTACAATATACTTACACTCCAGTTATTTGAGGCAGGGGTGTACGCAAAAGCAGTGGCAGAATTAATTTATGAGGTCAATCACCATCTGGAGTCTCTGCTTATTGTTCCTGAATCTAAAATTGCCAGTAAATTCTGTGCTCTAAATTGGAAGCACAGAACTGAGACTCACTATCAGTGTCTTGTGATCAGTGATGACTTCCTAGGAACCACTGGCCGCAAAGGTAATATGTGTATAAATGTTTTACTTAGATCTTAGTTATTCACGTGGAGTTCATGTTTATCTCTAAAGTGAAACTCTTCCGTTACCTGGAGATGCTGGGATCTGCAGATCCCAACCACTACATACATTCTTCACAGGCATTAAACATACAGGAATGGGAAAAGAGGAGATTCTGAGACTAAGACACAAATTACTGCACACACTTGAGGAAAAGGatcactgaagaaaaggaagctgaCACAAAGGGCCACACAGCAAGGGGTAAGGACACCTCTCCATCCTTCAACTCTTCTTTCTCCAGCCAGGAAAGACGCAGTTGGATCTTTTTCCCACCCAGTCCTGGAAAAGAACACCTTACAATGACTTCCACGGCACCACAGGGAACGTCTTAACACCAGCACTGTGGCTGGGCTCAGGAGTGAGTGTGCTTCTGCAGACCCCCCCACTGTCTGCACTAACTAGACTTCAGCAGGCATCACAGAGCAGTCTCAGGGAATATGAACTGGATGAAACCAAacatgaaaacacatttcagtggTGCACCTACTGCACTCCAGATGTAAACAAACAGCAAATCCCTGGCACTGTAATAACCTGGACTAGAGTGAGTGAGACAAATCCTTCTGAATACCATAGCATCAAGCCTTCCCCAACAACTCTCCAAAAAGCTGCTCTAACTCATCCACACTACTTTGTTAAAGTTAACACTGCCACAGAACACCATCTGGAAAGGGTGTTTGCAAAGATgttctgaaaaggaaacaggGAGGCAGAAGAAGAGCAAAGACATCAGAGTAGCTTAGTATCAAACAACTTCTGCTGGTAGTAGTGAGCACACATTGCCATAAGCTCCGGTTCTTCTTGCCAAACTCCTCCCAGATGCTAAGTAAACAGCTCAAGGAACGCAAAGAGGCAGCTAGACTCAACCTGAATGCCAAGATGGTTAACTTCCCAGAAAAGCCACACtctaagaaaactgaaataggCACCAGATAACTGCACACACCTACATTACAGTTGTCTCCTCTCAGGGGACTCTAATGATCATGGCTGTTAGTGGAACTGGGATTATTTCACATTGGGCaaaaagagcttttattttGAGAATTCCTCCACAGGAgctactaaaataaaaagctaagtCAACAATCAGTAGGTGAACATACTCATTTTACACAAGTTTAACtttcctgaagaagaaaaaacaggcaTGTTTCCTTACTTGAAGGAAATAGGTTAGGCAAGTAAGATTTGTTTGACTGAtaggggaaagggaggggaaaactGCAATCCATTCttgaattaaaaagagaaaaatagtaAATTTGATTGAAACACTGCTAAGTATGTATTATATTAAACCCTACCCCAAAGAAAGGGATCTTTTGaaacttttcttcctgcttcacCTATgtgattttcttaaaaaaaaataataatctctaAGTTTTGGAAAGACTACTCAGAACAGTTTGGGTAACAAGCCAGAATTGCCTGTTGATGtcaccccccccctccttttaaaataaattttattgaaGACATATGAACACTGCTATTTCCTTTTCACTGCAAAGAAGGTGTGTTGAATGGCAACCCTATATATTAGGTGATTTGAGTATCAGAAGTGTAAAGACACCTTGAATCTATGACTTGTCTTTGAATATATGCTCCTATCTTTGCTAGTGAAAAAGAGGAACAGGTAGAAGCTAGACACACTCATGTTAAAGATCTGCAGTATCTCCATGAGCAGTGTTTTAGCTTCTCTTGTGGGACCTTTGCAGCAATCAACCCATGTCTAAAAGTGCACAAGTGTCACAGCAAACATTTTATGCCAAGTCATTAAGCAGTGATAACTGTGtacctttattttttgtcttagCTCCCATGCAGACCAATGCAGCTGTTAAACACTGACAAAAGTTTTGTACAACTACCTAAATATGCGGTTATAGTCCCTTCCTAGTCTGCTACAGTTAATTTGAAACCAAAGACTATTTTTGAATATATTCTTTCCAGAGGACATTACCTTGGACTTGACTACACCGAGTTTGGTTTCCCATCATTCTGTCTCCATCCACTCTGTTCCTCTAGTCTTGACTAACTTTAGAAACTCTGTCATCATAGAGTTCTTGCATGGCAGTTCTCTTCTCCAGATCCCTAACAAATAAATACAGGTCTCAGTACAGATCTGCAGATGCTCAGTCCACAACttcttgttttgcaaaattaaataattctttctgAATCACCTCACTACGATAATTAACtaaatttaaaactaaatagcttcttttttttttttttaaagaaacaaacaaattcaCTACGCAGAACTCCACCCAGTTTTGCTAATTCAGTCGTGCAGgactgcagtccttcaggacaAATGCCATAGGCGTATAACGGTTCTGAGCTGCCAGAGTACAGGATGAACTCAAATTACATTACAGTACAGCAATCTCAAACACAGCACCATTAAGTGCAATGATACACTTAAATATGCTGGCACAGGACCAGTAGGGCTTTCATTACCTTTTAACATGTACTACTACTCAGTCTTCAGAAGAGGCTTGTCTCCTTTTGGCAATTCCCCTTTGCCACACGTTTCCCAACAAATGCCATGGTCCTTGAGTCCCAGTCTGCGGGTTTTGTGCGGCCTAAGTCCAGTGCAGGTTGACACCATTCTCCCATCACTGAGCTTTCTTGAGGTTCAGTACTGAGAGTTCATAAAGATCTATTTAATCCCATTCTATCTCTGGCTTCAGCACAATTTTCTAAACAagtaattttgtaaattttacAGAACATTCTCTGATTTCTCAACCTAAGATTTCTTTCACATAGGATTACATCTTTTCCACTGCACCTTTTCTACAGAAATCTTAGATTTGATGCTGAACTGAAAATCCTGGAGCTCCCTGCTAAACCAAACAGCAGGTGGAACAGGAGCAGCTGAAACACATGTCATTTCTCACTAAAGCACCTTAGGCCTGATTGCCAGGATGGCACAGGCGGCAGAAGTGACATTCAAGTCCACTCTCTGGATTCTGTGGAGTGACTATCAAAGAGGCCATCTAGCTCAGCAGTCACAGTGAGTTTTAGAGTATGGATAGCCATATCCATACGACACACTGACTCACTTCACGCAAACTAGATGCAGATATAAAATCATGTTTGATTGACACGATAGGGAGTTTGAAGACACAATAGGGAGAAGCATTAAGTTCTCTCTTCATCACCCTGAGCATTTTGATTTGCAAGCCTGTGTTTTTATTCTAGTTATCCAAGAACACATTCCACCACGGTATCAAAGTTGAATAACCACCAATGGGATGAGCTGTCCATCTGTACCAAGATCACATACACAGCTAAGGATGTTCTTCAGAAGATTAAAGATTTTTCTGCTAGATTCTGATCACCTTGGCTATACCTCAGCTGCTTGCAGCGGTCAATGGAAAAGCCCAAAACCCCATTTGGGCAACCTTATAGTGTGTTTTGCATGATTTCTTCATGAATTGTGAGTGCTTCTGCCCTCCCTCTTTGACTATGCAGACAAGCTCAGTGCTGGTCCCACTAGAAATACCTGGcttaatgcagatttttttaatgcaaacacCTTCAATGTTCTACTTGGatctttcctggaaaaaaagttgttgtttCAAACCAAAATGATtaagaagacagaaataacaaaacGTCTGTCCCAGGAAACAAAAGTCCTTGCAACTACTCAGTAGTTTCTACTGAAATCCCACCATTTGTCTTATTTCTTGATAGATGGGGGCAGCCagttctttggctttttttgctcCATCCTCTAAAACCTTTATCAGATGGGATTTGTCCTCCTGGAGTCTCCTGATTTCATTCCTGATAGGTGCAAATTTTTGAATAACTGACTCTGCTACCACCATTTTGTAGTGAGCAGTGTCGAGACCAGCAGATTGGTGCAGCACTTCTTTGATGCTAAGCCCTGTTACTGCAGCATGAATGGAGACCAGATTGGAGACACCAGGGCGACTGGCTGGGTCGTAGGTCACCTCAGAGGTAAAGTCAGTCACAGCTTTGCGGAATTTCAGTACTATTTCATCAGGGCTGTCTGCTATGTTAACAGTAGCTAACTTCTGTGGGTCTGACTTGGACATCTTCACTGTTGGATCTCTgagggattttattttcttcgttgtaccttaaaaaaaaaaagggagggggaatAATTATGAAAACTGGAAGACAATGTTTTTTTTATGACAATTGCTATGAACACTTTGCAGCAGCATGATGAAGCTCTTTATTTATCCTTGTTTAAAAATGAGTTGTGAGCACAATTGTGTACATTCCTATTTATTCCTTATGCCTTCCCTGCCCTCTTAAGTCACCTCTCTCCTCCCACAAACTAAATGAAAACCTGCACCATTTCTCCCCTCCTTGCTAAGCAGAAACTTCTGTTGGGCCACTTCCTAATATTTTCTGTGTCTACCTGCTCGTTTTCCCTGAAAACTCTCTTCTCCCTTGTGTTCCTGGCACTGGAGAAAAGTTACTTAGAGAGCACAGACTGCACATTACTGAAAGGTTCTGTAACAGTGGAGAAACAGGTTAAATCCACTGGTAAAAAAGAATCCCAGAACAGTTAGTCTCCTTATTTTAGGAAACTGCCATGCAAATATCTTGCTAGTTCTCCTAAATAGCAATAAAGACAGTTATTAAAAGTTCCCAAACCAAACAATAACCAGGTCTGTTACAGGGAAAGCACTGTTCAGATACGAAAGGTGCGGGTATTGTACAAACCACTAAGATATATGTGCGTGTACCTGAAATAGAGTAGGAGTATTAGGGGAACATTGTGAGGTACTTTAACAGCATCAACTGTTTCAGTCTTTTACCATGAAACATCATGCATGGAGTACACATACCATCACTGATCTAGAAAGGACTCATGCCGGTTGTTTTTAGACACCTAATACAGCCCATTAAATTATCCACATACTACTCATAGACACGTATGTACTCAGTGAAAGGGTGTTCCAGGGTCCAATTCAGACTGCCCCAGAAAGCTCTGTGTTCTGAATCACCTTTTGTAAGAGTCTGTCTCTTTTCTGTGAATCTGAAGGAGTCCAGGTAATCTAACTGCCTGCAGCTAGTAAGTATGAATAGGTTCCTAACTCCTCCATTCATTTAGGATATTTCATTGGTTTGCATATACTTGTGAACTTATGAAGGTATGCTCTTCATCAGACAAATtaaaagttttgggttttttttttccccaccctgtttttttttgtttggtttgtttttttttcaaattgagGTTTTTATTTCCTGGGAAACAGTCTCACCTGCATCATAGGCTACACTCAGCTCCTCATTACAGTGCTTAGT
Encoded proteins:
- the WARS2 gene encoding tryptophan--tRNA ligase, mitochondrial isoform X2; translated protein: MATPSGLLRALHRGTLGQVPEHAELAWILGCLTNVPRLLRLPQWKMKCASQNNEGTVGLLTYPVLQAADILLYKSTHVPVGEDQVLHLELAQDIAHHFNKKYGEFFPVPKAILSTTKKIKSLRDPTVKMSKSDPQKLATVNIADSPDEIVLKFRKAVTDFTSEVTYDPASRPGVSNLVSIHAAVTGLSIKEVLHQSAGLDTAHYKMVVAESVIQKFAPIRNEIRRLQEDKSHLIKVLEDGAKKAKELAAPIYQEIRQMVGFQ